The Blautia pseudococcoides genome segment ACCGCAAGTCCGTGATACTGGTCATTGGGGTAAACGGTGTGGGTAAGACCACATCGGTGGGCAAGCTGGCAGGCAAGCTGAAAGACCAAGGAAAAAAAGTGATCCTGGCAGCAGCAGACACCTTCCGGGCAGCAGCAGGGGAACAGCTTACCCAGTGGGCGAACCGGGCCGGAGTGGAGCTGATCGGCGGTCAGTCAGGCGCAGACCCTGCAAGTGTGGTCTACGACGCCATTGCGGCGGCAAAAGCCAGGGATGCGGATGTGCTTCTGTGTGACACGGCAGGGCGTCTTCACAATAAGAAAAACCTGATGGAGGAGCTGAGAAAGATTTACCGCATCATTGAGCGGGAATATCCGGAGGCCTATCTGGAGACTCTGGTTGTCCTGGACGGCACCACAGGGCAGAATGCCCTTCTGCAGGCCAGACAGTTCAATGAAGTTGCCAATGTGACAGGCATTATATTAACGAAACTGGACGGAACGGCAAAAGGCGGAATTGCAGTGGCAATCGAATCTGAGCTAGACATTCCGGTGAAATATATAGGGGTAGGAGAGAGCATTGACGATTTGCAGAAATTTAATTCCGATGAATTCGTAAACGCGCTTTTCGACATCAAGGAGTAAAGGAGAAAAATATGCTGACCCTGGAGAAATTTGAAGAAGCGTCGGAAATCGTAAAAAAAGTGACGCAGGACACCAAGCTGGCCTACAGCGACTATTTCAGTGCGCAGACCGGCAACAAAGTTTACTTAAAACCGGAAAATATGCAGGTGACAGGAGCTTATAAGCTCCGCGGCGCCTACTATAAAATCAGCACGCTGTCTGAGGAGGAGCGCGGTAAGGGCCTGATAACAGCCTCAGCGGGCAACCACGCCCAGGGCGTTGCCTACGCGGCAAAAGCATTTGGTGCAAAAGCTGTCATCGTCATGCCTACCACCACACCGCTGATCAAAGTAGAACGTACCAAGAGCTACGGGGCAGAGGTGGTGCTCTATGGAAATGTCTATGATGAAGCTTGTGACTATGCCTATAAGCTGGCACAGGAGCACGGATACACCTTTATTCACCCCTTCGATGACCCGGCTGTGGCGACGGGACAGGGAACCATTGCCATGGAGATCATCAAGGAGCTGCCATTGGTGGATTACATTCTGGCACCCATCGGGGGAGGCGGCCTGATCACAGGGGTATCCACCCTGGTAAAGCTTTTGAATCCCAATATCAAGGTGATCGGCGTGGAGCCGGCGGGCGCCAACTGTATGCAGACATCTTTAAAGGAAGGGGAAGTTGTGACCCTGGACGGCGTAAACACCATTGCGGACGGTACTGCAGTGAAACGCCCCGGAGATCACATTTTCCCTTACATCCAGAAAAACGTGGATGAGATCATAACCGTTGAGGACTCGGAACTGATCGTGGCATTTTTGGACATGGTGGAAAATCACAAGATGATCGTGGAGAATTCAGGCCTTCTGACTGTGGCGGCTTTAAAACATCTGAAGTTTACCGGCAAGAAAGTGGTATCTATTTTAAGCGGCGGAAATATGGATGTGATCACCATGGCCTCTGTGGTACAGTTGGGACTGATCGCGCGGGACAGGATCTTTACCGTATCGGTTCTTCTGCCGGATAAGCCGGGTGAGCTGGTCCGTGTGGCATCTGTCATTGCCCAGCAGCAGGGCAATGTAGTCAAACTGGACCACAACCAGTTTATCAGCGCCAACCGTTCCGCTGCCGTGGAGCTTAAGATCACCATCGAGGCATTTGGCACAGACCATAAAAACCAGATCATAAAAGCGCTGGAGGATGAGGGATACCGTCCGAAACAGATAACAGCCAATCTGTAAACAAGTGAAATGATGTGATAGGCAGGATGCCGGCATTTTGGTACGGAAGATACCAGAATGCCGGCGTTTTTTGTGTTATAAAGAAGCCCTTCGGTGTGGCAAAAAAATCTTCAGATAGATCATGATTTGATCATTTAACATATCACAGTTGTAAAATAGACGAAAAATAAGACTGTAAAATTGGTATAATTAGATAAATATTCAAAAATTAAACGTAAAACATTGTAAAAACAATGACAGAATGCTATTGTATATTTAATAGACTGACCGGTTTAATGTCACTGAAGATACCTTGGAAACAAGGCCGCTGTCAAAGAGAGTGTGATATGTATGAAGGAAAAAGAGGGAAACAGTAAGAGAAGTTCCGGAATCAGTAAATCATTGAGACGGTTTTTTGGTGTAGGAGATATGGGTTTTAATTTGATGACCAATATTGAAACCTATTATTTCCAGTTTTTCCTGACGGATATTGCGAAGTTTGCACTTCCGATCGTAACTTTGATATCCACAGTGTCCAGTCTTGTGGATGCAGCGCTGTCCTGGGCGTACGGCGCGTTTTTAAATACTATGAAGCCCATGAAATGGGGCAGATACAGGTCATGGCTTGCGGTGATCCCATGGCTTGTTCCGTTTCTCTATGCATTTCAGTTTATAAAGCTGAATGACGGAGTGGCGGCGGTTGTCATTATCATCATTGCCACGATCACCAGCCATATTGCATGGAACATACCTTTTGTGGCCAATATCTCCATGATCAATATTGCGGCAAAGACACCGGAAGACAGAATGGCCCTTTCCTCCACAAGAGCTGTCTGGGCAACACTGGGAATGGTACTGTACTCCTATGTAGGTCCCGGAACAGTGGCGATCCTGGCATCTGTAGTGGGTGCAGAAAATTCCTACGGTGCGGCAGCGTTTGTATTTGGCGTGCTGATGGCAGCAGGTTATTTTGCACATTTTAAGATGTTTGAAGGATATGAGGAGACCGGTGCGGAGGATCGCAGTTTACTTTTTTACCTATGTCGCAAAGCAGCCGGGACTGACAGCCACATTTATCCTGGTTTCCAATCTTCTGGGAGTTGCGGCATCGTACCTTTCAAAAAGTGCAGCGGGAAAGGTATCAGCCAGAAATACCGTAATATATTCTTATATTGCCATGGTAGTGGTATTGGTATTAGGTTTTGTTTTCTACAGCAGTACATGGGCAGTGCTCGTATTCGTAAGTATCGCGCAGTTTTTCTGCACCATGACAAATGCCTGTGCGCCTGCGCTCTACGCTGACTGTGCTATCTATAGTGAGTATAAGACAGGTGTCAATGCAACCGGGCTGATCATGGGCCTGAGCAATATCCCGCTGAAAATAGGAGTGGTGAGCCGCGGGATATTGATTAATGCATGTCTTGCAATGGCCGGATTTTCATCAGCCATTGTACAGTCAGGGGAGACGACTGCGAAGCTGGCAAGGGGGATCAGCATGGGATTTACATTGATCCCGGCAGTAGCAATGGTGATCTTGCAGCCGTTATGGTATTTGGATACCGGCTGACCGGAAAAGCAGTGGAGGGATACTCGGCTGAAATTGAGCAGAGAAAGAATAGAGAATAAACAGGTAAGAAACAGAGGAATAAGGGTGCGGATTGACCGGTAAGTCTAAAAAAGCCCTGCCAATCAGGCAGGGCTGTGAGCCGGCGGAGTCAAAATATCTCACCGCCAAAGCGGAGGTGTCTTGGCCCGCCATGCTCATTTTTTTATTTCACTTCTACAAGTTCGTACTCTTTCTGGCCAAGACCGATTTTTACACCATGCTCAATGGATGATTCCCAGTTAGTCTCAGGGAAAATGGTGTGGAAGTGGTCATGATGGGCTTCTTCTTTTTTCAATTCACCCAGGCGGCTGTTGGCAATCTCAGGCTGGGCATTTACCGCGTCTGCGCACGCCAGGTCCAGGGCAATGGGGTCAAAAGAGGCAAACATTCCCACATTGGGAACAATCGCTGCGTCGTTTTCCGCATGGCAGTCACAGTAGGGAGATACATCGATCACAAGGCTGATATGGAAGCAGGGACGTCCATCCACAACAGCTTTTGTATACTCTGCAATCTTGCAGTTTAAGATGTCATTGGATTCATCCGAAGCCGGCTGTACGGCATCCTTGGGACAGACACCGATACATCTGCCGCAGCCTACACATTTGTCATGGCCAATAAAGGCTTTTTTGTTCTCAAACTGTGGTGCATTATGGGCGCAGACCTTAGCACACTGCTTACAGCCAATACACAAATCCTGATCTATGTGAGGTTTTCCGGCACTGTGCATTTCCATTTTGCCTGCACGGGAACCGCATCCCATACCGATATTTTTCAGTGTACCGCCAAATCCGGTGGCTTCATGGCCCTTAAAATGGGTGAGGGAAATGAAAACGTCTGCATCCATAACTGCGCGGCCGATTTTGGCCTCTTTCACATACTGGCCGCCCTCCACAGGCACCAAAGATTCATCGGTTCCTTTCAGGCCATCGGCGATCAATACCTGGCAGCCGGTGGTGAGAGGATTAAAGCCGTTTAAATTTGCGCTGTCCAGATGGTCCAGGGCATTCTTCCTGCCGCCTACATACAGGGTGTTACAGTCCGTAAGAAATGGTTTTCCTCCTAATTCTTTTACCACGTCAGCAACGGCCTTTGCGTAGTTTGGGCGAAGAAAAGCCAGATTTCCGGGCTCTCCAAAATGCATTTTGATGGCAGTGTACTTGTCCTCAAAATCAATTTCACCAATACCGGCTGATTTAATTAAACGCTGAAGCTTTGTCAGCAGGTTGTCTCCATTTTTTACACGAAGGTCTGAGTAATATACTTTAGATGCTGTCATTTGTTTCATCCTCCAATCTATGTATTCTGGAGATAATTTTAGCATTTTACTATAAGAGATACAAGAGAAAAACTGAAAAATAGCAATATTTGAACAGTTCTATGCATATATGTCAATTTCTGACATTTTCAGTTCTGTAAAAGTGTGATAAAATAGATAGCGTATGTGAAGGAACTCATGGGACCGGATGGTGCTGCGGCAAAAATCCGGCTGATAAAAATATACATAGACAGGAGCAGAAAAATGAGCAGAGAATTATATCTGGAATGTTACTCGGGAATCAGCGGTGATATGACAGTTGCCGCACTTCTTGATCTGGGTGTGGAAGAAGCCTATCTGAGGCAGGAATTGGAGAAGCTGCATCTGGACGGCTATGAAATAAAAATATCACGGACAAAGAAAAATCAGATCACTGCAATGGATTTTGACGTGATCTTGACAGAAGAGGGGGAAGGGCATCACCATCACGGAGGGCATGTCCACAGTCATTCCCACAACAGCTTTAAGGAAATCTGCGGGCTGGTCAGCCATTCAGACTTAAATGCCCATGTAAAGGAAATGACTTTAAAGATTTTCCGCGTCATTGCAGAGGCGGAAGCAAAAGTCCACGGTACGCCTGTGGAGGAGGTTCATTTTCATGAGGTTGGAGCAGTGGATTCCATTGTGGATATTACGGCAGCAGCCATATGCCTTTACAGGCTGGGATTTGACAGCATAACGGCATCTGAGCTATGGGAGGGGAAGGGTACCACCTGGTGTCAGCACGGCAGGATCCCGGTACCGGCGCCCGCTGTGCTGGAGATGCTGGCAGAACACAGGGTTCCTGTTAAATTCACACCTGTGGAGGGAGAGATGATCACGCCTACCGGGGCCGGAATTGTGGCGGCACTGTCTGGGAGAGGAAAACTGCCTGACCGCTTTGTGGTGGAAAAGACGGGAACCGGCGCGGGCAAGAAAGACTTTCCCCATGCCAATATTCTGCGCGCTATGATATTGAATACAGAGACAAGGGCCGGATTCACAGAGAGCGTGATGGACCGGGCTGACGCAGAGGCTGCCGGCCGGTTTTCGGGGCAGGCGGAGAATACTGATAAAGAAAATACCGGGATCACACAGAACGTGGTATCCGTGATAGAGACAAATGTGGATGACTGTTCCGGCGAACAGCTGGGATATGCCATGGAATGTCTTTTGGACGCCGATGCGCTGGATACCTGCTGTATGCCGGTATATATGAAAAAAAACCGCCCGGCCTACATGCTTCAGGTTATATGCAGACCCGAAGATGAGGAGAAAATGGAAACGATTCTTTTCCGGGAGACCACAAGTATCGGCCTGAGAAAATACAGGGAGGAGCGGAGTATACTTCCAAGGGAGATCATAACCGTCACACTTAGGGACGGGCAGCAGGCCAGGGTCAAGAAATGCAGCCATCACGGGCAGGAATTCTACTATCCTGAGTACGAGGATATCAGAGCAGTCAGCAGGGCAGCAGACCGCAGTTTCCCAGAGATGTACAGGGAAGCCGCAGAGGCGGCAGGCAGGAATAAAGACGGAGAGTGAGAATGGAGCAGAAATTTACGGAGAAAGAAGAAACCTTATTTTCTATTATGAAGAAATATATCGGCGAGGACGTATGTATCGCCTTTTCCGGCGGCACGGACAGCAGTCTTCTGCTCAAGGTGGCTGTGGAATGTGCCAAAAAGGACACAAAGATATATGCAGTGACTTTTGACACAGTCCTGCATCCTTCCTGTGACCTGGAAATTGCAAAAAAAGTGGCGAAAGAGATGGGGGCCATCCATCAGGTGATATTTATCAATGAGCTGGAGAATTCGGATATAAGACACAATCCGGTGGACAGATGTTATCAGTGCAAGAAAATGCTGTTTAAAAATCTGACTGCATTTGCTGAAAAGGTCCACGCAGCGACGGTTTTGGAGGGAACCAATGAAGATGACCTGCATGTATACCGCCCGGGGCTGAAGGCCGTGCGGGAGCTGGGAGTAAAAAGTCCCCTTGCCGAGGCGGGCCTGACAAAACAGGAGGTGAGAAGCCTTGCCCATAAACTGGGAATCTCCGTGGCAAACCGTCCGGCTGCCCCCTGTCTGGCCACCAGGCTTCCTTATGGGGCGGATTTGCAGCCGGAACTTTTAAGAATGCTTGAGCGTGGGGAAACTTATCTGAAAGAGGCAGGGTTTTCCGTGGTCAGGCTTCGCCTGCATGGAAATATTGCCAGAATTGAGATTCCCGTATCAGATTTTGCTGCCTTTTTAGAAAAACGGGAGGAAATTACAGGGAAACTAAAAGCGATGGGCTTTTCTTATATCACCCTGGATATGGAAGGATTCCGCAGCGGCAGCATGGATGAGACACTGCAGGAAAGGAAAGTCGAAAAATAAAATACGGTTCTGCTTGCAGACAGGGAAAAAATGGTATATGATATATCCTATGGAAAAGAAAATATAAAAGATCTCAAAATGAGGGCGTTGTGGAACCGGAAAGTTTCGCAGCACCCTCGTTGTGCGTCTGTCCTGCAGTTACGTGTCAGGGCAGCATAAGAATATGGGAATAATCCAGTCCGGCAAATATTTCATTGGCCTTTTTCTGATTCTGCTGAATGATTACCGGACTTAATCCTGCAATACGGACCGCTATGGTGGGAAGCAAGTCTAAAAGCCGTTGGAAATCGCTGCTTCTTATATCCACATCTTTATTTTGTAAGATTAATTCACGTCTTGCACCGTACTCTGCGGTGGCACACCAATAATAAGATTCGGGTGTAATATCCACATGGAAATATTTCAGGATCTCCACCTGTTTTTTTCTCACTGCCTGATGGAATTCGCCGGGAACCAAGTCACTCTCATTGACTTCCAGATGGAAAGAGAGAATGTGCGGATCACTGAAAATCTGCATCATCATAATATTAGACTGCACCATGTGCGCCTGCAGCTCATTGTCCAGAAGCCCTTCTACCTGACTGGCAATGAAATCCTTTATTTGACGGAGATAATCCATATATATTCGATTCAGCAACTCCTGTTTTTTAAAATGGTAATTGACCAGCCCTACCGGTACAGCGGCTTTTTGGGCTATCATCTGATAAGTGGTCTTTTTGTATCCTTTTTCGTACATCAGCTCCCGCGCAGTCTGATAAATCATTTCCTTTGTCAAAATCCCATTGGCATACTGCATGAAATCCCCCCTTATTTTCTGCGTAACGTTTCACTCCGTGACCAGAAACTTTTTACATCTATTTTTTACATAATATCACAGATTACGTGGACATTACAACGAAAAACTGTTACAATGAATATTATATAAAAAAGAATTCATTCAAAATTAGCCGGAAAGAGACAAACAGGAGACTGTGCGGAAAAGGAGGATAAGATGGATATGAGACCTCATTGATTTTTGATGAAGGAATAGAGAAATCACTTAAGACGCTGGAAGCCGGTTTGCAGGAAAGAAAAGGTGAAATATTGTATCATCTTTTTTCCCTGTTCTCCGGAAAAGAATAGAAAAACAGTAGAGAAAGAATTGACAAAATATATAGGTGATGAAGCTATCAATTGTGAGTGACATACGAAATTGATTAAAACCGGAAATCGTAAACCTGACAGAAGTTATTTCTGTGCAAAAGTGCCAGATAAGATAACAGACTTAAATGGTGCAGATATTTCAGGGAAGATTTATATTTATAAAATAGGGAGACATGTGTAAACCCTGCTGATATATTCATTACAAAAGAATGTCAAGAAAAAACACTTGATATGATTTGTTCGGGAATGTGGTAAATATGGTACTTTCAAGGTGCAAAATTTTGGTTTTGTGACAACACTGTGACAAATTCGAATTGAAATAGGATTTTAGGATAGAGCTTTCTATACTGTAAAAGTATGGAGGCTCTAATTTTTTTTAGATATGCGGAATTTCGTCATTATGACAGTGCGTCCGGTGGACTGTCCGCCGGACAATCCTGGGACAAAATAAAAAGTAAATCGAGCAGTTGATACGATGTAAATTTTGTGATTTATGGTAAAAAGCGCATATACATAAAATGCACAAAAATAAGGTGTTTTACCGATTTGATTAAAATTAAAGCATATGCTATTCTCTGTCTATCAGCTGATTAGTTACGATATTTGAAAACAGATAAAAAAGATAGGAGCGGATAATATGAGGAAAACAACAGAAGGAATCAAAGGACAGGTTATTTCTGTCGATACACCGGAGTTAATGAATATGTTGCATGTCGGCAGGAAAGCAGCTACAGATATTGGTACTGCTGCCAATGCGAGAATTACAATAGGCCGCCGAGTTCTCTGGAACGTAAAAAAGATTCAGCAGTATCTTGATGGGATCAGTGAATAGGAGGGGCGGCAATGAATGAAAGAGACGGCAAGAGGAGGGTATGGAATTGTGTACCGTGAAATTATGAGAAATCCGGATATACCGCCAGAATCTAAAGCAATTTATGCTTACTTGTGTAGCTTCGCTGGTAATGGTGATACGTGTTATCCAAGAGTGGAAACAATGCAGAAAGAGCTTTGCATGGGAAAACAGCGATTTAATAAATATATGTCTATTCTCATAGATTCCGGAGTTGTTGTCCGTGAACGTGAGAAGGTTGGAAATCTTGCAGGACACAATGTATATAAAATTACTCATAGGGCTGATTTTTCATAGTCTCGAAATTCGAGAGGTTGAATTTCAATATCTTGAAAATCAACCCCTAAATAATAACAGTATAAAAATTAACAGAATAAATAATAACAGATACACACGGAAAAGAGAGTGTGAGAGAAAAACCATTTCCAGAGGAGGGGGATAATATTGAGTGATTACGAGGAATTGAAAGCAAAATATAGAAGCATATCAGAAGCTATTGACAAGGCAATTAAACAAAATGAGCCATATGAGGAACTTGTGGATTCTCTTTTTCGATGTTTGAATGAGATTTTAGAAACATCGGAGGTAAAGGCTGAAAATAAGCGGATGTGGAAAGAACTCGAAGAAATATCTCAAAAGATGGATGAGAAGATAAAGTTGTGAAAATCAAAAGCCGATTTTTGAAATGTCACTCCATAAAAAGAGAGGAACAAAAACGTCCGGCGGAAAATCCGTGGACAATCCACCGGACAGTCCGTAGGAAAATCCGTGGACAATCCACCGGACAGTCCGTAGGAAAATCCGGTGTAACCAGTACCAGCACCATAACCAGTACCATTACCAATAAAGATAAAAGAAAAATATACAAAAGAAAAGAGCCACCCTACCAGGTAGCCCCTCAATATGTCTGTAAAAGCTATTTTAGTATAGGGCTGAAGCAATGTCAATCTGGAGGTGGTGAGAAACATGAGTAACGAGAAATTAGTGGAGCTGATTCGGGAAGGTACAAACAGGAAAGAAAATCTAAGTTTGTTATGGGAAAATAATCAAGGTTTGATTGATTCGATTGTACATAGACTTACGGGTTTACAATCCCGTGAAGAAGGATTCGAAGAAGCAAAACAGCAGGCATATTTCGGATTGCTAGAAGTAGTAGATAGTTACAACTTTTCTGTCGGTGTTAAGTTCTTCAGCTATGCGAAGTTCCATATCCGGAAAGCGTTATACCGCTATCATGCCAATTGCGGCGGTCTGGTGAGAGTGCCGGAATATCTGAAAAATAATTATGTGAAGCATATGGAATATCAGAAAAGATATTTTTTAGAGCATGGGAAATATCCTGATGATGAAACGTGTAAGAATGCACTCAGACTTTCTCCTGCTGCCTATGAAATCTTGAAAAGTGCTGAAAACGCCATGAACCAAATGAGCTTTGATAGCTATATGTCAGATGGAGAAGGGAAACAGCGTAGACTTGCGGATTTTATACCAGATGATAAAATTTTGGAAGAAGCTGTAATCGGGAGTGTTTACCAAAGGGAATTACATGAGGCTTTAACTGGGGCAATGGAAATTTTGAATCCAGAGGAAAGAAAGATTGTGCTCATGCACCACTATCAAGGTAGAATATAATATAATCAAGTTAAAGATAAGTCAAGCGAAGGTAGACGGGAGTAGGGAAAACTCTGTAAAGAAAAAACACTTGACACCATGAAAAAGATGTTGTATGATACACAAGGTGATGACGAGTGGAAAAAATTGTTGAACAGACTTTACTATACGATTTCTATGGTGAGCTCCTAACCGAGCACCAGCGCAGAATATACGAGGATGTAGTGCTGAATGACTATTCTTTGAGCGAGGTAGCCGAAGATTTGGAGATCAGCCGGCAGGGTGTTCACGACAATGTGAAGCGCTGCGGTAAAATCCTGCAGGATTACGAGGACAAACTGCATCTGGTGGAGAAGTTTGTGAGTATCAAGGAAAAGATCCACCGCATCCGGGAATTGACCGGACACTGTGAGGCCATGAGCAAACAGGAACTGGTCACAGAAGTGGAACACATTTCCCAGGAAATATTAGAGGAGTTATAGCAGATGGCATTTGAGAGCTTAACCGATAAACTTCAGAATGTATTTAAAAACTTGAGAAAAAAAGGCCGTCTGACCGAAGCTGATGTTAAAGCAGCGCTGAAGGAAGTAAAAATGGCGCTTCTGGAAGCTGACGTAAGCTTCAAGGTGGTAAAGCAATTTATGAAATCCGTTCAGGAGCGGGCAGTAGGTGCTGATGTCATGTCAGGATTGAATCCGGGCCAGATGGTGATCAAGATTGTAAATGAAGAGCTGGTCAATCTGATGGGCAGCGAGACTGCAGAGCTGGCATTAAAGCCGGGCGGCGAGATATCAGTCATTATGATGGCTGGTCTCCAGGGTGCAGGTAAAACCACCACAACAGCGAAGCTGGCCGGAAAGCTGAAGTCAAAAGGACGCAAACCTCTCCTCGCAGCATGTGACGTGTACCGTCCGGCAGCCATCACCCAGTTACAGGTGAACGGGGAAAAACAGGGCGTGGATGTTTTCTCCATGGGAGATAGACAGAACCCTGTGGATATTGCCAAGGCAGCTTACGAACATGCAAAAAAAGAAAAATTCAATGTTTTGATTTTGGATACTGCAGGCCGTCTTCATATAGATGAAGACATGATGAAAGAGCTTGCAAACATCAAGGAAGCCATTGAAGTGGATCAGACCGTGTTGGTAGTAGATGCCATGACTGGTCAGGACGCGGTAAATGTGGCAGAAACCTTTGGAGAGAAAGTCGGCATTGATGGGGTGATCCTCACCAAATTAGACGGCGATGCCAGAGGCGGTGCAGCGTTATCCATCAAGGCGGTCACAGGCAAACCCATTTTATTTGTGGGTATGGGAGAAAAATTATCGGATTTGGAGCAGTTCTATCCGGACCGTATGGCATCCCGTATTCTGGGAATGGGCGATGTTATGAGCCTGATCGAGAAGGCCCAGGCAAACCTGGACGAAGAAAAAGCCAAGGAGATGGAACAGAAATTCCGCAAGAATTCTTTTGGTTTTGACGACTATCTGGAAAGCATGAACCAGATGAAGAACATGGGCGGCATATCCAGCGTATTGAATATGATACCCGGTATGGGCAGTCAGATAAAAGATATTGACAGCATGGTGGACGAGAAAGATATGGCAAGAAAAGAAGCCATGATCCTATCCATGACACCGAGAGAGCGCTCCCATCCGGAAATCCTGAACCCATCCAGAAAGGCGAGAATCGCCAAAGGCGCAGGCGTGGATATGACGGAGGTCAACCGTCTGGTCAAACAGTTTGAACAGGCCAAGAAAATGATGAAACAGATGCCCGGACTCATGGGCGGTAAAGGTGGTAAAAGAGGAAAATTCAAACTTCCCTTTTAACATATAGAAGAAAAATAAGCCAGGAGGTGAAAGAGATGGCAGTAAAAATCAGATTAAGAAGAATGGGACAGAAAAAAGCTCCTTTCTATAGAATCATCGTTGCAGATTCCAGATCCCCGAGAGATGGTAAATTCATCGAGGAGATTGGAACATACGATCCGAACCAGGATCCCAGCGTTTACAAAGTAGACGAGGAAGCAGCAAAAAAATGGCTGGCTAGCGGTGCACAGCCTACAGAAGTTGTTGCTAAAATCTTCAAAGCAGCTGGTATCGAAAAATAGGATTCCGGGAGGTAGCTTGTGATGAAAGAATTAGTAGAAGTAATTGCAAAGTCTCTTGTAGATTATCCGGATGAAGT includes the following:
- the ftsY gene encoding signal recognition particle-docking protein FtsY; this translates as MAEEKEKKGFFQRLVAGLSKTRANIVSGIDSIFSGYSSIDDDFYEEIEEILVMGDLGINATTHIVEELKAQVAERKIKDPQECKQLLMESIKSQMAVGETAYEFEHRKSVILVIGVNGVGKTTSVGKLAGKLKDQGKKVILAAADTFRAAAGEQLTQWANRAGVELIGGQSGADPASVVYDAIAAAKARDADVLLCDTAGRLHNKKNLMEELRKIYRIIEREYPEAYLETLVVLDGTTGQNALLQARQFNEVANVTGIILTKLDGTAKGGIAVAIESELDIPVKYIGVGESIDDLQKFNSDEFVNALFDIKE
- the ilvA gene encoding threonine ammonia-lyase — translated: MLTLEKFEEASEIVKKVTQDTKLAYSDYFSAQTGNKVYLKPENMQVTGAYKLRGAYYKISTLSEEERGKGLITASAGNHAQGVAYAAKAFGAKAVIVMPTTTPLIKVERTKSYGAEVVLYGNVYDEACDYAYKLAQEHGYTFIHPFDDPAVATGQGTIAMEIIKELPLVDYILAPIGGGGLITGVSTLVKLLNPNIKVIGVEPAGANCMQTSLKEGEVVTLDGVNTIADGTAVKRPGDHIFPYIQKNVDEIITVEDSELIVAFLDMVENHKMIVENSGLLTVAALKHLKFTGKKVVSILSGGNMDVITMASVVQLGLIARDRIFTVSVLLPDKPGELVRVASVIAQQQGNVVKLDHNQFISANRSAAVELKITIEAFGTDHKNQIIKALEDEGYRPKQITANL
- a CDS encoding MFS transporter produces the protein MRRPVRRIAVYFFTYVAKQPGLTATFILVSNLLGVAASYLSKSAAGKVSARNTVIYSYIAMVVVLVLGFVFYSSTWAVLVFVSIAQFFCTMTNACAPALYADCAIYSEYKTGVNATGLIMGLSNIPLKIGVVSRGILINACLAMAGFSSAIVQSGETTAKLARGISMGFTLIPAVAMVILQPLWYLDTG
- a CDS encoding DUF362 domain-containing protein yields the protein MTASKVYYSDLRVKNGDNLLTKLQRLIKSAGIGEIDFEDKYTAIKMHFGEPGNLAFLRPNYAKAVADVVKELGGKPFLTDCNTLYVGGRKNALDHLDSANLNGFNPLTTGCQVLIADGLKGTDESLVPVEGGQYVKEAKIGRAVMDADVFISLTHFKGHEATGFGGTLKNIGMGCGSRAGKMEMHSAGKPHIDQDLCIGCKQCAKVCAHNAPQFENKKAFIGHDKCVGCGRCIGVCPKDAVQPASDESNDILNCKIAEYTKAVVDGRPCFHISLVIDVSPYCDCHAENDAAIVPNVGMFASFDPIALDLACADAVNAQPEIANSRLGELKKEEAHHDHFHTIFPETNWESSIEHGVKIGLGQKEYELVEVK
- the larC gene encoding nickel pincer cofactor biosynthesis protein LarC, whose product is MSRELYLECYSGISGDMTVAALLDLGVEEAYLRQELEKLHLDGYEIKISRTKKNQITAMDFDVILTEEGEGHHHHGGHVHSHSHNSFKEICGLVSHSDLNAHVKEMTLKIFRVIAEAEAKVHGTPVEEVHFHEVGAVDSIVDITAAAICLYRLGFDSITASELWEGKGTTWCQHGRIPVPAPAVLEMLAEHRVPVKFTPVEGEMITPTGAGIVAALSGRGKLPDRFVVEKTGTGAGKKDFPHANILRAMILNTETRAGFTESVMDRADAEAAGRFSGQAENTDKENTGITQNVVSVIETNVDDCSGEQLGYAMECLLDADALDTCCMPVYMKKNRPAYMLQVICRPEDEEKMETILFRETTSIGLRKYREERSILPREIITVTLRDGQQARVKKCSHHGQEFYYPEYEDIRAVSRAADRSFPEMYREAAEAAGRNKDGE
- the larE gene encoding ATP-dependent sacrificial sulfur transferase LarE, whose translation is MEQKFTEKEETLFSIMKKYIGEDVCIAFSGGTDSSLLLKVAVECAKKDTKIYAVTFDTVLHPSCDLEIAKKVAKEMGAIHQVIFINELENSDIRHNPVDRCYQCKKMLFKNLTAFAEKVHAATVLEGTNEDDLHVYRPGLKAVRELGVKSPLAEAGLTKQEVRSLAHKLGISVANRPAAPCLATRLPYGADLQPELLRMLERGETYLKEAGFSVVRLRLHGNIARIEIPVSDFAAFLEKREEITGKLKAMGFSYITLDMEGFRSGSMDETLQERKVEK
- a CDS encoding TetR/AcrR family transcriptional regulator, with the protein product MQYANGILTKEMIYQTARELMYEKGYKKTTYQMIAQKAAVPVGLVNYHFKKQELLNRIYMDYLRQIKDFIASQVEGLLDNELQAHMVQSNIMMMQIFSDPHILSFHLEVNESDLVPGEFHQAVRKKQVEILKYFHVDITPESYYWCATAEYGARRELILQNKDVDIRSSDFQRLLDLLPTIAVRIAGLSPVIIQQNQKKANEIFAGLDYSHILMLP
- a CDS encoding helix-turn-helix domain-containing protein, yielding MKETARGGYGIVYREIMRNPDIPPESKAIYAYLCSFAGNGDTCYPRVETMQKELCMGKQRFNKYMSILIDSGVVVREREKVGNLAGHNVYKITHRADFS
- a CDS encoding sigma-70 family RNA polymerase sigma factor — translated: MSNEKLVELIREGTNRKENLSLLWENNQGLIDSIVHRLTGLQSREEGFEEAKQQAYFGLLEVVDSYNFSVGVKFFSYAKFHIRKALYRYHANCGGLVRVPEYLKNNYVKHMEYQKRYFLEHGKYPDDETCKNALRLSPAAYEILKSAENAMNQMSFDSYMSDGEGKQRRLADFIPDDKILEEAVIGSVYQRELHEALTGAMEILNPEERKIVLMHHYQGRI